The following are encoded in a window of Arthrobacter sp. OAP107 genomic DNA:
- a CDS encoding FAD-dependent oxidoreductase, with the protein MKFVNGTSADTYDVVVVGSGAGALTAAATAARAGKSVVVLEKSDLLGGTSSVSGGMLWVADNHHARKAGITDSKAAAAQYVRAVARGRGREELLDAALNYGDQMLRFVEEQCGVRFIFLDNFPDYRQDLPGAMTGGRTVEPELFNSTEALGGLRKHVRSDGRAPFTMQEYEEWGAFTKFPWDDLAGRQNDGLVAKGQALVSMLLASLVRDNAALVTGARGHRLLTDGLLSEGGRVAGVELETGERFHARDGVVLATGGFEWDKALADSMLASRLYTMCSPPSNTGDGLRMSQRIGGQTRGTREAWWAPMSVTGDTRDGQPVGTLLRFERQGPGSIMVNRHGRRFTNESQNYNDLARSLQSWDSAANRTLNTPAHVIVDHGYLERYGILAHRAGQPTPDYLVEAPTLADLAAKINVPAENLEATVARFNGFAARGEDPDFGRGESAYDKYWGDADCPWPNPSLGPLESGPFYALEVVNGAFGTNGGVATDGSARVLDVDNRPIPGLFAAGNTTENAYAAGYPGAGATLGPIMTMGYLAGRTLAGQSPEYVSAAPSPVAELAGTGA; encoded by the coding sequence ATGAAATTCGTCAACGGCACCTCCGCGGACACCTACGACGTCGTCGTCGTCGGTTCCGGTGCGGGAGCACTCACGGCGGCGGCCACTGCCGCCCGGGCCGGCAAGTCCGTCGTCGTCCTCGAAAAGAGTGACCTCCTGGGCGGGACCTCGTCCGTATCCGGCGGCATGCTGTGGGTGGCGGACAACCACCACGCCCGGAAGGCCGGGATCACCGATTCCAAGGCTGCGGCCGCGCAGTATGTCCGCGCCGTGGCCCGCGGCCGGGGCCGGGAGGAACTGCTGGACGCAGCGCTGAACTATGGCGACCAGATGCTCCGCTTCGTCGAGGAGCAGTGCGGCGTCCGCTTCATCTTCCTCGACAACTTTCCCGACTACCGGCAGGATCTCCCCGGCGCCATGACAGGCGGACGCACCGTGGAACCCGAGCTGTTCAACAGCACCGAAGCGCTGGGCGGCCTCCGGAAGCATGTTCGCAGTGACGGACGTGCGCCGTTCACCATGCAGGAATACGAGGAGTGGGGCGCCTTCACCAAGTTCCCGTGGGACGACCTGGCCGGCCGCCAGAACGACGGCCTGGTTGCCAAGGGGCAGGCGCTGGTTTCCATGCTGCTCGCCAGCCTGGTCCGCGACAACGCCGCGCTCGTCACCGGGGCACGCGGGCATCGCCTGCTCACCGACGGCCTGCTCAGCGAGGGAGGCCGGGTGGCCGGCGTCGAACTCGAAACAGGCGAAAGGTTCCATGCCCGCGACGGCGTGGTGCTCGCGACCGGCGGCTTCGAATGGGACAAGGCCCTGGCCGACTCCATGCTCGCGTCCCGGCTCTACACGATGTGCTCCCCGCCCTCGAACACCGGCGACGGACTGCGCATGTCGCAGCGCATCGGCGGCCAGACCCGCGGCACGCGCGAGGCCTGGTGGGCGCCGATGTCCGTCACCGGCGACACCCGTGACGGCCAGCCGGTGGGCACCCTGCTCCGGTTCGAACGGCAGGGCCCGGGATCCATCATGGTGAACCGGCACGGCCGCCGCTTCACCAACGAGTCGCAGAACTACAACGACCTCGCCCGCAGCCTGCAGTCCTGGGACTCCGCCGCGAACCGCACACTGAACACCCCGGCGCACGTGATCGTGGACCACGGCTACCTGGAGCGCTACGGAATCCTGGCCCACCGCGCCGGCCAGCCGACGCCGGACTACCTGGTCGAGGCGCCCACCCTGGCGGACCTCGCCGCCAAGATCAACGTTCCGGCCGAAAACCTGGAAGCCACCGTGGCCCGGTTCAACGGGTTCGCGGCCAGGGGCGAGGACCCCGACTTCGGCCGAGGCGAAAGCGCCTACGACAAGTACTGGGGCGACGCCGACTGCCCGTGGCCGAACCCGTCGCTGGGCCCGCTCGAGTCCGGGCCGTTCTATGCATTGGAGGTGGTGAACGGCGCCTTCGGCACCAATGGCGGCGTGGCCACCGACGGATCAGCCCGCGTGCTCGACGTCGACAACCGTCCCATCCCGGGCCTGTTCGCCGCCGGGAACACCACCGAGAACGCCTACGCGGCAGGATATCCCGGAGCCGGTGCCACCCTCGGTCCCATCATGACCATGGGCTACCTCGCCGGCCGCACCCTGGCCGGCCAGTCCCCCGAATATGTTTCTGCCGCGCCGTCACCGGTGGCCGAACTTGCCGGGACCGGTGCCTGA
- a CDS encoding SDR family oxidoreductase, translated as MNPTQYRVAGKTAIVTGGRGDLGSATAALLAEHGAKVASLDVAGIPAAAAHENISEYDVDVTGEASVAEAIRRVRDELGTPDVLVNAAGIIGPAGASHTASTADFDTVFNVNVKGVWLMTKHVVPGMIEKGTGSIVNFSSIHGITGGRNVPLYHATKGAVRLLSKSDAAAYGGYGIRVNSIHPGSMNTRMSRRSAEQSDIGPEAYYKQLVGSNPLPRQGEPNEIAYGVLYLASDESRFTTGSELVIDGGYTAV; from the coding sequence ATGAACCCCACCCAGTACCGCGTGGCCGGAAAGACCGCCATTGTCACCGGCGGACGCGGAGACCTGGGCAGCGCCACCGCCGCCCTCCTTGCCGAACACGGCGCGAAGGTCGCCAGCCTGGACGTCGCCGGCATCCCGGCCGCCGCTGCCCACGAAAACATCAGTGAGTACGACGTCGACGTCACCGGCGAGGCCAGCGTCGCCGAGGCCATCCGCCGGGTCCGCGACGAACTGGGCACGCCGGACGTCCTGGTCAACGCCGCCGGCATCATCGGCCCGGCGGGCGCCTCCCATACCGCGTCGACGGCAGATTTCGACACGGTTTTCAACGTCAACGTCAAGGGCGTCTGGCTGATGACCAAGCACGTGGTGCCGGGCATGATCGAAAAGGGCACCGGCAGCATCGTTAATTTCTCCTCCATCCACGGCATCACCGGCGGCCGGAACGTGCCTCTGTACCACGCCACCAAGGGGGCCGTGCGGCTCCTGAGCAAGTCGGACGCCGCAGCCTACGGCGGTTACGGCATCCGGGTGAACTCCATCCACCCCGGATCCATGAACACCCGGATGAGCCGCCGCTCTGCGGAGCAGTCGGACATCGGACCCGAGGCCTACTACAAGCAGCTGGTGGGCTCCAATCCGCTGCCCCGCCAGGGCGAACCAAACGAAATCGCGTACGGCGTGCTCTACCTCGCCTCGGACGAGTCCCGCTTCACCACGGGTTCCGAGCTGGTCATCGACGGCGGCTACACGGCCGTCTGA
- a CDS encoding IclR family transcriptional regulator, protein MANSASGESIIGRFVKIVSAFDDRHTAMSVAELGRRTGLPVTTTYRLVNDLLLERLLEREPGGDIHIGTRMWELASRGSKMLGLREAALPFMEDVQAVVQHSTTLGILDSDEVLYIERLGSDRTIVDITKIAGRLPVHATSSGLVLLAHSLAAYQDAFLSRPLTKFTETTLTEPAALRRHLAEIRQRGFAAMPGVIVPESSGIAVPVFGPDNTVRAALSVVVPRNEENTPARVPVLMAAARGISRALGWRGELKGTLRQSH, encoded by the coding sequence GTGGCCAACTCCGCATCCGGCGAGTCGATCATCGGCCGGTTCGTGAAGATCGTGAGCGCTTTCGATGACCGGCACACCGCCATGAGCGTTGCCGAGCTCGGGCGCCGCACCGGCCTGCCGGTGACCACCACGTACCGCCTGGTCAACGACCTGCTGCTCGAGCGGCTGCTGGAACGCGAGCCCGGCGGGGACATTCACATCGGCACGCGCATGTGGGAACTGGCGTCCCGGGGCTCCAAGATGCTGGGCCTGCGCGAGGCTGCCCTGCCCTTCATGGAGGACGTCCAGGCCGTGGTGCAGCACTCCACCACGCTGGGCATCCTCGATTCGGACGAGGTGCTGTACATCGAGCGGCTCGGCTCGGACAGGACCATCGTGGACATCACCAAGATCGCCGGCAGGCTGCCGGTCCACGCCACGTCCTCGGGACTGGTGCTGCTGGCACACTCCCTGGCCGCGTACCAGGACGCCTTCCTGTCCCGGCCACTGACGAAGTTCACCGAGACGACACTGACCGAGCCGGCCGCGCTCCGGCGCCACCTGGCCGAGATCCGGCAGCGCGGCTTCGCTGCCATGCCCGGGGTGATCGTGCCGGAGTCCAGCGGCATCGCCGTGCCTGTGTTCGGCCCGGACAACACCGTCCGCGCCGCGCTCAGCGTGGTGGTGCCGCGCAACGAGGAGAACACGCCCGCCCGGGTGCCCGTCCTGATGGCGGCGGCCCGCGGGATCTCGCGGGCCCTGGGCTGGCGGGGCGAGCTGAAGGGAACGCTCCGGCAAAGCCACTGA
- a CDS encoding FAD-dependent oxidoreductase: MTEPAKSAVCDVLVIGSGVAGLAAALKAASQGLSVIVAEKEQYFGGTTAISAGWAWVPGNKQGVAQGDTREDAETYLKNLAPETFNEAGVRNFLDTVPEAVSFFENETDVKFTYPEKAPDYQMDLPGAKLSGRAILPQDVDARVLGDKRLLMQPYMSSYTVFGYMPQVGPDINEFFHVNQSVKSFIYVAKKLLRTWADAARYKRPVLRSNGNALMTRMVKSADDLGVRLWKGSPALSLTRDDAGTVTGAVIGGERDVTVTARAGVILAAGGFSGNRELRQRYFPHDAGGDDHFTPTVGHGGDAATLAMRAGGYIDDSVFSVGSWAPVTVFKYLSGAQRLFPHLRAIGLPGLIAVDRHGRRFGNEALSYHDFGGAMIEHNKDEDRTFGYVIGDAKTMHKYGIGYAKPWPMPRGYFYRTGYLVKGNTLAELAGKLGIDAEGLEATVAGFNPAAERGEDPAFGRGSTQYNHFRGDLEHKPNPNLAPVGRGPYYAAKIQMGDLGTFAGLGVNENSEVVTAEGAVVPGLLAVGAAAVSVFGGGYPGYGSHIGPALVFGYRAGRDIARLAGERNADRAGDHTGSRPANAVPR; the protein is encoded by the coding sequence ATGACAGAACCCGCAAAGTCGGCGGTCTGTGACGTCCTCGTCATCGGATCGGGCGTGGCCGGGCTGGCCGCAGCGTTGAAGGCGGCCTCGCAGGGATTGAGTGTGATCGTCGCCGAAAAGGAACAGTACTTTGGCGGGACCACCGCCATTTCGGCGGGCTGGGCCTGGGTCCCCGGCAACAAGCAGGGCGTGGCGCAGGGCGATACGCGCGAGGACGCCGAGACCTACCTGAAGAACCTCGCGCCCGAGACCTTCAACGAGGCAGGGGTCCGGAACTTCCTGGATACCGTCCCCGAGGCGGTCTCCTTCTTCGAAAACGAAACCGACGTGAAATTCACTTACCCGGAGAAGGCCCCGGACTACCAGATGGACCTGCCCGGGGCGAAGCTGTCCGGCAGGGCCATCCTGCCGCAGGACGTGGACGCACGTGTGCTGGGGGACAAACGGCTCCTAATGCAGCCGTACATGAGTTCCTACACAGTCTTTGGCTACATGCCGCAGGTGGGGCCGGACATCAACGAGTTCTTCCACGTGAACCAGTCGGTCAAATCCTTTATCTACGTCGCCAAAAAGCTGCTGCGGACCTGGGCCGACGCTGCCCGCTACAAGCGTCCGGTCCTGCGCTCCAACGGCAACGCCCTGATGACCCGCATGGTTAAGAGTGCGGACGACCTGGGCGTCCGGCTGTGGAAGGGCTCACCGGCGCTGTCCCTCACCAGGGACGACGCCGGGACCGTCACCGGTGCTGTCATCGGCGGAGAACGGGACGTCACCGTCACAGCGCGGGCCGGCGTCATCCTCGCCGCCGGCGGTTTCTCCGGAAACAGGGAACTGCGGCAGCGGTATTTCCCGCACGATGCCGGCGGCGACGACCACTTCACCCCCACCGTGGGCCACGGCGGCGACGCCGCCACGCTTGCGATGCGAGCCGGCGGCTACATCGACGATTCCGTGTTCAGCGTTGGTTCCTGGGCCCCGGTGACAGTGTTCAAATACCTCAGCGGCGCACAGCGGCTCTTTCCGCACCTGCGGGCCATCGGCCTGCCCGGCCTGATCGCCGTCGACCGCCACGGCAGGCGCTTCGGCAACGAGGCCCTGAGCTACCACGACTTCGGCGGGGCCATGATCGAGCACAACAAGGACGAGGACAGGACCTTCGGCTACGTGATCGGCGACGCGAAAACGATGCACAAATACGGCATCGGCTACGCCAAGCCATGGCCGATGCCCCGCGGCTACTTCTACCGGACCGGCTACCTGGTTAAGGGGAACACCCTGGCCGAGCTGGCCGGAAAGCTAGGCATCGATGCCGAGGGACTGGAAGCCACAGTCGCCGGCTTCAACCCGGCGGCTGAGCGAGGCGAGGACCCTGCCTTCGGCCGCGGCTCCACCCAGTACAACCACTTCCGGGGCGACCTCGAGCACAAGCCGAACCCGAACCTTGCGCCGGTGGGCAGAGGCCCCTACTACGCGGCGAAGATCCAAATGGGCGATCTGGGCACGTTCGCCGGCCTCGGCGTCAACGAAAACTCCGAGGTTGTCACGGCCGAAGGGGCAGTGGTCCCCGGACTTCTGGCAGTGGGCGCGGCCGCGGTCAGCGTCTTCGGCGGCGGGTACCCCGGCTACGGCTCCCACATTGGACCGGCTCTGGTGTTCGGCTACCGTGCCGGACGCGACATCGCCAGGCTTGCCGGGGAGCGGAACGCGGACCGGGCGGGGGACCACACCGGATCGCGGCCAGCCAACGCGGTGCCCCGCTAG
- a CDS encoding IclR family transcriptional regulator has product MANSPSGESVISRVVRLMGAFDRDLPAMTLSGLARRAGLPLTTAHRLVDDLVLHGLIERLPDGNLCSGMRMWELAARGSRALNLRELALPFMEDVQAAVHQHTTLAVLDHGTVLYVERLSSPHSSLDAAHIAQRMPIHAASSGLVLLAFSPPAVQAGVLTKPLKAVTPETITDPALIRRHLAEIRQRGYVALPGIGVTEWTGIAVPVFGPGNTVAAALNAIVPRLDAAVPLIVPALLTAAHGISRALKSA; this is encoded by the coding sequence ATGGCGAACTCTCCCTCGGGGGAATCGGTGATCAGCCGCGTGGTGCGGCTCATGGGCGCCTTCGACCGGGACTTGCCGGCCATGACGCTCTCCGGCCTCGCCCGCCGCGCCGGCCTGCCGCTGACCACCGCGCACCGGCTGGTGGATGACCTCGTCCTGCACGGCCTGATTGAGCGGCTGCCGGACGGAAACCTGTGCTCAGGGATGCGGATGTGGGAGCTCGCCGCCCGCGGCTCCCGTGCCCTGAACCTCCGCGAGCTGGCGCTGCCGTTCATGGAGGACGTCCAGGCAGCCGTCCACCAGCACACCACCCTCGCCGTACTGGACCACGGCACCGTGCTGTACGTGGAGCGCCTCTCCTCGCCGCACTCCAGCCTCGATGCAGCCCACATTGCGCAGCGGATGCCCATCCACGCAGCCTCGTCCGGGCTGGTACTGCTGGCGTTCTCGCCGCCTGCCGTCCAGGCCGGGGTGCTCACAAAGCCCCTAAAGGCCGTTACCCCAGAAACCATCACGGACCCTGCCCTTATCCGCAGGCACCTGGCCGAGATCAGGCAGCGCGGCTACGTGGCCCTGCCCGGCATCGGCGTCACCGAGTGGACGGGCATCGCGGTGCCCGTCTTCGGGCCCGGCAATACGGTCGCTGCGGCGCTCAACGCCATCGTGCCGCGGCTGGACGCCGCGGTTCCCTTGATCGTCCCCGCCCTGCTGACCGCTGCGCACGGGATCTCCCGCGCGCTGAAATCCGCTTAG
- a CDS encoding cytochrome P450 — MMSCPLTAAPPVSAPSPNTLPPTTLPPYSHELDWPEGLAPFKVVDDGTQGDPYRHYQWMRENAPVLRAHSPVSDVWFISRYDDVRRAMRAPKVFSSQVVDPVPLTFLTLFDAPNHTRLRQVVAQAFIPKAIARFEERVRENAEKYLAPMLAAGGGDAVDDYAIPLSMSTISALLDVPAEDFEKMKFWSDETFSYFGRLARNAQGTGTDEQSTFEFFAYLKDTMERLYREDSDSVGGHIARMWKDGLLSEKEAKELCAFVFVAGHDTTTILLANAFRIFSEQPALLDRIRRNPDDASLFVEELARYRGTVQRASRITTEEVEVAGVTIPAGAIVRLLPAAANRDSGKYPDGERFDIDRNTDGHLGFGHGVHSCLGAPLARLEVLVTVKLLAEKLASLTLDPDRPIEYVRGNNLTNSGPEHLHVVLKEETNA, encoded by the coding sequence ATGATGTCTTGCCCACTGACAGCAGCACCCCCGGTCTCCGCACCGTCCCCGAACACCCTGCCCCCAACCACGCTGCCCCCGTATTCGCACGAACTTGACTGGCCGGAGGGCCTGGCGCCCTTCAAAGTGGTGGACGACGGGACCCAGGGCGACCCCTACCGCCACTACCAGTGGATGCGCGAGAACGCCCCGGTCCTGCGAGCCCATTCACCGGTATCGGATGTCTGGTTCATCTCCCGCTACGACGACGTCCGCCGGGCCATGCGGGCACCGAAGGTCTTCTCCTCCCAGGTTGTGGACCCGGTCCCGCTGACCTTCCTGACGCTGTTCGACGCCCCCAACCACACGCGGCTCCGCCAGGTGGTGGCGCAGGCCTTCATCCCCAAGGCCATCGCCCGCTTTGAGGAGCGGGTGCGGGAGAACGCTGAAAAGTACCTGGCGCCGATGCTCGCCGCCGGCGGCGGGGACGCCGTGGACGACTACGCCATCCCGCTGAGCATGTCCACCATCAGCGCCCTGCTCGACGTTCCGGCCGAGGACTTCGAGAAGATGAAGTTCTGGTCCGACGAGACCTTCAGCTACTTTGGCCGGCTGGCCCGCAACGCCCAGGGCACAGGCACCGACGAGCAAAGCACCTTCGAGTTCTTCGCCTATCTCAAGGACACCATGGAGCGCCTGTACCGGGAGGACAGCGACTCGGTCGGCGGCCACATCGCCCGGATGTGGAAGGACGGCCTGCTCAGCGAAAAGGAAGCCAAGGAACTCTGCGCCTTTGTGTTTGTCGCAGGCCACGACACCACCACCATCCTGCTGGCCAACGCCTTCCGGATCTTCAGCGAGCAGCCCGCCCTGCTGGACCGGATCCGCCGGAATCCGGATGACGCGAGCCTCTTCGTCGAGGAACTGGCCCGCTACCGCGGCACCGTCCAGCGGGCCAGCCGCATCACCACGGAGGAGGTGGAGGTTGCCGGCGTGACGATTCCGGCCGGCGCAATTGTCCGGCTGCTGCCCGCCGCCGCCAACCGGGACAGCGGCAAGTATCCCGACGGCGAGCGCTTCGACATCGACCGCAACACCGACGGCCACCTCGGCTTCGGGCACGGGGTCCACAGCTGCCTCGGCGCGCCGCTTGCCCGGCTTGAGGTACTGGTCACCGTGAAGCTGCTTGCCGAAAAGCTGGCCTCGCTCACGCTGGATCCGGACAGACCCATCGAATACGTGCGCGGCAACAACCTGACCAACTCGGGCCCGGAGCACCTGCACGTGGTGCTGAAGGAGGAGACCAATGCGTAA
- a CDS encoding FAD-dependent oxidoreductase, with product MRNGTGTAAPAAAQDPVVIIGSGHSGVAVAAGLRTRGWEGGILLIDAQQELPYERPPLSKELLKDGAPDDPAVLRKEKFYADKGIARLAGVTAESIDRVGRTVQLSDGTRPAYHRLVIATGSRARPLTVPGSGLPGVRSLRTRDDALELKRLLVPGARVAIIGAGYIGLEVAAAAAAAGCEVTVLEFQDRVMSRVTSAPVSRHFEQLHGRHGVRFVFGAAVTSIDGGERAERVTMADGTSFPADVVLAGIGVLPNQELAAGAGLECRDGILVDGDGGTSDPAIYASGDVTRFTSPIDRASQRLECIQNALAQADRVAAHITGQPAAEPEVPWFWTVQHGVRLQTAGVRHPEDDVFVRGEPAGGKFSVVYVRDGRLAAVDTIANLAEFRTAKRLIARGARIDPVLAADPAIPLAEAICGTPNPTDADLAAARS from the coding sequence ATGCGTAACGGCACAGGCACCGCAGCACCCGCAGCGGCCCAGGACCCCGTGGTCATCATCGGTTCGGGACACTCCGGCGTCGCTGTCGCCGCAGGGCTCCGCACCCGCGGTTGGGAAGGCGGCATTCTGCTCATCGACGCACAGCAGGAACTGCCCTATGAACGGCCGCCGCTCTCCAAGGAACTCCTGAAGGACGGCGCCCCCGACGACCCAGCCGTGCTCCGCAAGGAGAAGTTCTATGCGGACAAGGGCATCGCCAGGCTTGCCGGCGTCACCGCGGAGTCCATAGACAGGGTAGGCCGGACCGTGCAGCTGTCCGACGGGACGCGGCCGGCATACCACCGCCTGGTCATCGCCACGGGTTCACGGGCGCGGCCCCTCACCGTGCCGGGGTCCGGTCTTCCGGGGGTGCGGTCCCTGCGGACGCGGGACGATGCCCTCGAACTCAAAAGGCTGCTGGTGCCGGGAGCCCGCGTGGCCATCATCGGCGCCGGGTACATCGGGCTGGAGGTGGCCGCGGCGGCGGCCGCGGCAGGGTGCGAGGTCACTGTGCTCGAGTTCCAGGACCGGGTGATGAGCAGGGTAACGTCAGCCCCCGTCTCCCGCCACTTCGAGCAGCTCCACGGGCGGCACGGGGTCCGGTTCGTCTTCGGCGCCGCGGTCACATCGATCGACGGCGGGGAACGGGCCGAACGCGTGACCATGGCCGACGGCACGAGCTTTCCTGCCGACGTCGTCCTCGCCGGCATCGGCGTCCTGCCCAACCAGGAGCTGGCCGCGGGTGCAGGCCTCGAGTGCCGGGACGGCATCCTCGTGGACGGGGACGGCGGGACCTCCGATCCCGCCATCTACGCCAGCGGGGACGTCACGCGGTTCACCAGTCCCATCGACAGGGCCAGCCAGCGGCTCGAGTGCATCCAGAATGCGCTGGCGCAGGCAGACCGGGTAGCGGCGCACATCACCGGTCAACCGGCCGCCGAACCGGAGGTTCCGTGGTTCTGGACCGTCCAGCACGGTGTCCGGCTGCAGACCGCCGGCGTCCGCCATCCGGAGGACGATGTTTTCGTTCGCGGCGAACCCGCCGGCGGCAAATTCTCAGTGGTCTACGTCCGCGACGGCCGCCTCGCCGCCGTCGACACCATCGCCAACCTGGCCGAGTTCCGCACGGCCAAGCGGCTGATCGCCCGGGGAGCCCGGATCGACCCGGTGCTCGCCGCTGACCCCGCCATCCCGCTCGCCGAAGCCATCTGCGGCACACCCAACCCCACCGACGCTGACCTTGCGGCAGCCCGATCCTAA
- a CDS encoding 2Fe-2S iron-sulfur cluster-binding protein, which translates to MSNNKLTVVDREGATHDLEWEPDQSMMEALRDNDLPVLASCGGTASCATCHVFLEQEVFDTLEDRSEDELELLAEAEGYRECGSRLSCQVGFSRDLNGVTVTLAPQE; encoded by the coding sequence ATGAGCAACAACAAACTGACCGTCGTCGACCGTGAAGGCGCCACCCATGACCTTGAATGGGAGCCGGACCAGAGCATGATGGAGGCCCTGCGGGACAACGACCTGCCCGTGCTGGCATCCTGTGGCGGCACCGCCTCCTGCGCCACGTGCCACGTGTTCCTGGAGCAGGAGGTCTTCGACACCCTCGAGGACCGCAGCGAGGACGAACTCGAGCTGCTCGCGGAGGCTGAGGGCTACCGGGAATGCGGCTCGCGGCTCTCCTGCCAGGTGGGCTTCAGCCGGGACCTCAACGGGGTCACCGTGACGCTGGCGCCGCAAGAGTAG
- a CDS encoding acVLRF1 family peptidyl-tRNA hydrolase, with amino-acid sequence MPGSRPEQGHQPQGEPAQGRPASTRTAFVPGPRLAGWVDRFAASHGALDYGDHDDGVRLAAADGATALLVPPWPDDGRPGRGAGLVERLAALAAQPRTVGLLLVRRGGYGVAVASEGIILAAKTGSKYVQSRTAAGGQSQQRFARRRANQADAMAEAVAEQARLVFSGQAFEYIVPGGDRALADEVLALPALKPWAGRPRLAYLDVPDPRAAVLKKAAADACAVRVTVTDPPGS; translated from the coding sequence ATGCCAGGCAGCCGTCCGGAACAGGGACATCAACCGCAGGGAGAGCCAGCGCAGGGACGCCCGGCGTCCACCAGGACCGCCTTCGTCCCCGGCCCGCGGCTGGCCGGGTGGGTTGACCGGTTTGCTGCCAGCCACGGTGCCCTTGACTATGGGGACCACGACGACGGCGTACGGCTGGCTGCCGCGGACGGCGCCACCGCCCTGCTGGTGCCGCCCTGGCCGGACGACGGCCGGCCGGGGCGCGGAGCCGGCCTGGTGGAGCGGCTGGCTGCGCTGGCGGCCCAGCCCCGCACGGTGGGCCTGCTCCTGGTCCGCCGCGGAGGATACGGCGTGGCCGTGGCCAGCGAGGGGATCATCCTCGCCGCCAAGACCGGTTCCAAATATGTGCAGTCCCGCACCGCGGCCGGCGGCCAGTCGCAGCAGCGGTTCGCCCGGCGCCGCGCCAACCAGGCGGACGCGATGGCGGAAGCGGTGGCGGAGCAGGCGCGGCTGGTGTTTTCCGGCCAGGCCTTCGAATACATCGTCCCCGGCGGTGACCGCGCCCTGGCCGACGAAGTTCTGGCACTGCCTGCCCTCAAGCCCTGGGCCGGCAGGCCGCGACTTGCCTACCTCGACGTCCCGGATCCCCGCGCGGCCGTCCTGAAGAAGGCCGCGGCGGACGCCTGCGCGGTGCGGGTCACGGTGACGGACCCGCCCGGCAGCTAG